In Raphanus sativus cultivar WK10039 chromosome 5, ASM80110v3, whole genome shotgun sequence, the following proteins share a genomic window:
- the LOC130495238 gene encoding putative defensin-like protein 257 produces MKNVSLKASLLIFILVITSNFGVEARELTEAEVMAGSSSDATKGNTLDSARPPCKRDIDCSFACPKGGFCNNRLGSCDCF; encoded by the exons ATGAAAAACGTTTCTCTCAAAGCTTCACTCTTGATTTTCATTTTGGTCATCACATCTA ATTTTGGAGTGGAAGCAAGAGAGTTAACTGAAGCTGAAGTTATGGCCGGAAGTTCAAGTGACGCTACCAAAGGCAATACTCTGGATTCAGCACGTCCACCTTGCAAGAGGGACATCGATTGTAGCTTCGCATGTCCCAAGGGAGGATTCTGCAACAATCGCCTTGGGTCATGTGATTGTTTTTGA
- the LOC108860998 gene encoding putative defensin-like protein 257: protein MEYIWLHIQYEAIANFETLNEIVKMKNVSLKASLLIFILVITSNFGVEARELTEAEVMAGSSSDATKGNTLDSARPPCKRDIDCSFACPKGGFCNNRLGSCDCF, encoded by the exons ATGGAATACATATGGCTACATATACAATACGAAGCAATCGCAAACTTTGAAACTCTAAACGAAATCGTCAAAATGAAAAACGTTTCTCTCAAAGCTTCACTCTTGATTTTCATTTTGGTCATCACATCTA ATTTTGGAGTGGAAGCAAGAGAGTTAACTGAAGCTGAAGTTATGGCCGGAAGTTCAAGTGACGCTACCAAAGGCAATACTCTGGATTCAGCACGTCCACCTTGCAAGAGGGACATCGATTGTAGCTTCGCATGTCCCAAGGGAGGATTCTGCAACAATCGCCTTGGGTCATGTGATTGTTTTTGA
- the LOC130512795 gene encoding probable ubiquitin-conjugating enzyme E2 37 isoform X2 has product MAQAARLSMRMQKEVKLLLSDPPHGASFPHLSSAASGSGDLSSFSSIDAQMEGPEDTVYASGIFHVKIQIPERYPFQPPIVSFATPIYHPNIDNSGRICLDILNLPPKGAWQPSLNISTVLTSIRLLLTEPNPDDGLMCDVSREYKYNRQAFDYKAREMTEKYAVKVVNKAGDGSSTSLQTQETPIAAESHEDEKVSESGIKPKLAVESSLSITGKESRVTDQQMDGTGKRKAVISFREANTSGGSRKKLSLALPSQSQKKDLCGEELTREVSPACKENKKPHSIGKKLSLGLKKPLVDAASLNNNLASSGFRSSTAKSVNSRLSGKLSLRPLGVSQLNEVSKAEVLAQTEMNQNQDVSSWGEEIEKSVLDEASMPESIVVLDSEESGGEEDETTVSSRSRLSLARRGLKCGKP; this is encoded by the exons ATGGCTCAAGCAGCGAGATTAAGCATGAGGATGCAGAAAGAGGTGAAGCTTCTCCTCTCGGATCCACCTCACGGCGCTTCGTTTCCACACCTCTCCTCCGCCGCTTCTGGCTCCGGCGATCTCTCATCTTTCTCCTCAATCGATGCTC AGATGGAAGGACCTGAAGATACTGTTTATGCTAGTGGAATCTTCCACGTGAAGATTCAGATTCCAGAGAG ATATCCGTTTCAGCCTCCGATTGTGTCCTTTGCAACACCGATCTACCACCCAAACATCGATAACAGTGGACGGATTTGCCTCGACATCTTGAATCTCCCTCCCAAG GGTGCTTGGCAACCATCATTGAACATATCTACAGTGTTGACTAGCATTCGATTGTTGCTTACTGAACCTAATCCAGATGATGGCTTGATGTGTGATGTT AGCAGGGAGTACAAATACAATAGACAAGCTTTTGATTATAAGGCGCGGGAGATGACAGAGAAGTATGCTGTAAAGGTTGTTAACAAGGCTGGTGATGGAAGCAGCACCAGCCTCCAAACTCAGGAAACACCAATAGCAGCGGAG agTCATGAAGATGAGAAGGTTTCTGAAAGTGGAATTAAGCCCAAGTTAGCAGTGGAGTCTTCGTTGAGCATAACTGGTAAAGAGAGTCGTGTCACTGATCAGCAAATGGATGGTACTGGAAAAAGAAAAGCAGTGATTAGTTTCCGCGAGGCAAACACATCCGGAGGGAGCAGGAAGAAGCTATCTCTTGCATTGCCTTCTCAATCTCAAAAGAAAGATTTGTGTGGTGAAGAACTCACACGTGAAGTTTCACCTGCTtgcaaagaaaacaagaagCCACACTCCATTGGGAAAAAGCTTTCTCTGGGGTTAAAGAAACCATTGGTTGATGCAGCATCACTTAATAACAACTTGGCCTCTTCAGGTTTTCGATCTTCTACTGCAAAGAGTGTCAACAGTAGACTAAGCGGAAAGCTGTCCTTGAGACCTCTTGGAGTTTCACAGTTGAATGAAGTTAGCAAAGCAGAGGTACTTGCGCAAACTGAAATGAATCAGAATCAAGATGTGAGTAGTTGGGGTGAAGAGATTGAAAAGTCGGTCTTGGACGAAGCATCAATGCCTGAATCCATTGTTGTTCTAGACAGTGAAGAAAGTGGAGGAGAAGAGGATGAAACAACAGTCTCTTCGAGGTCAAGATTATCATTGGCAAGGAGAGGCCTCAAGTGTGGTAaaccttga
- the LOC130512795 gene encoding probable ubiquitin-conjugating enzyme E2 37 isoform X1, with protein MAQAARLSMRMQKEVKLLLSDPPHGASFPHLSSAASGSGDLSSFSSIDAQMEGPEDTVYASGIFHVKIQIPERYPFQPPIVSFATPIYHPNIDNSGRICLDILNLPPKGAWQPSLNISTVLTSIRLLLTEPNPDDGLMCDVSREYKYNRQAFDYKAREMTEKYAVKVVNKAGDGSSTSLQTQETPIAAEVKSHEDEKVSESGIKPKLAVESSLSITGKESRVTDQQMDGTGKRKAVISFREANTSGGSRKKLSLALPSQSQKKDLCGEELTREVSPACKENKKPHSIGKKLSLGLKKPLVDAASLNNNLASSGFRSSTAKSVNSRLSGKLSLRPLGVSQLNEVSKAEVLAQTEMNQNQDVSSWGEEIEKSVLDEASMPESIVVLDSEESGGEEDETTVSSRSRLSLARRGLKCGKP; from the exons ATGGCTCAAGCAGCGAGATTAAGCATGAGGATGCAGAAAGAGGTGAAGCTTCTCCTCTCGGATCCACCTCACGGCGCTTCGTTTCCACACCTCTCCTCCGCCGCTTCTGGCTCCGGCGATCTCTCATCTTTCTCCTCAATCGATGCTC AGATGGAAGGACCTGAAGATACTGTTTATGCTAGTGGAATCTTCCACGTGAAGATTCAGATTCCAGAGAG ATATCCGTTTCAGCCTCCGATTGTGTCCTTTGCAACACCGATCTACCACCCAAACATCGATAACAGTGGACGGATTTGCCTCGACATCTTGAATCTCCCTCCCAAG GGTGCTTGGCAACCATCATTGAACATATCTACAGTGTTGACTAGCATTCGATTGTTGCTTACTGAACCTAATCCAGATGATGGCTTGATGTGTGATGTT AGCAGGGAGTACAAATACAATAGACAAGCTTTTGATTATAAGGCGCGGGAGATGACAGAGAAGTATGCTGTAAAGGTTGTTAACAAGGCTGGTGATGGAAGCAGCACCAGCCTCCAAACTCAGGAAACACCAATAGCAGCGGAGGTTAAG agTCATGAAGATGAGAAGGTTTCTGAAAGTGGAATTAAGCCCAAGTTAGCAGTGGAGTCTTCGTTGAGCATAACTGGTAAAGAGAGTCGTGTCACTGATCAGCAAATGGATGGTACTGGAAAAAGAAAAGCAGTGATTAGTTTCCGCGAGGCAAACACATCCGGAGGGAGCAGGAAGAAGCTATCTCTTGCATTGCCTTCTCAATCTCAAAAGAAAGATTTGTGTGGTGAAGAACTCACACGTGAAGTTTCACCTGCTtgcaaagaaaacaagaagCCACACTCCATTGGGAAAAAGCTTTCTCTGGGGTTAAAGAAACCATTGGTTGATGCAGCATCACTTAATAACAACTTGGCCTCTTCAGGTTTTCGATCTTCTACTGCAAAGAGTGTCAACAGTAGACTAAGCGGAAAGCTGTCCTTGAGACCTCTTGGAGTTTCACAGTTGAATGAAGTTAGCAAAGCAGAGGTACTTGCGCAAACTGAAATGAATCAGAATCAAGATGTGAGTAGTTGGGGTGAAGAGATTGAAAAGTCGGTCTTGGACGAAGCATCAATGCCTGAATCCATTGTTGTTCTAGACAGTGAAGAAAGTGGAGGAGAAGAGGATGAAACAACAGTCTCTTCGAGGTCAAGATTATCATTGGCAAGGAGAGGCCTCAAGTGTGGTAaaccttga